The following are encoded together in the Methylobacterium radiotolerans JCM 2831 genome:
- a CDS encoding VOC family protein, whose protein sequence is MLTPFHLAYHVTDLDAARRFYGGVLGCQEGRSTETWVDFDFFGHQLSLHLGEPFATTRSGKVGDHTVMMPHLGVVLPLDAWEALAGRVEAAGIAFDIPPVVRFAGEPGEQRTMFFFDPSGNPIEIKGFRDLAGVFAH, encoded by the coding sequence ATGCTCACGCCGTTCCATCTCGCCTACCACGTCACCGACCTCGACGCGGCGCGCCGCTTCTACGGCGGCGTCCTCGGCTGCCAGGAGGGCCGCAGCACCGAGACCTGGGTCGATTTCGACTTCTTCGGCCATCAGCTCTCGCTGCACCTGGGCGAACCCTTCGCCACCACCCGGAGCGGGAAAGTCGGCGACCACACGGTGATGATGCCGCATCTCGGCGTGGTGCTGCCGCTCGACGCCTGGGAGGCGCTCGCCGGCCGCGTCGAGGCGGCCGGCATCGCCTTCGACATCCCGCCGGTCGTCCGCTTCGCCGGCGAGCCCGGCGAGCAGCGCACGATGTTCTTCTTCGATCCGAGCGGCAATCCGATCGAGATCAAGGGTTTCCGGGATCTGGCCGGCGTCTTCGCGCACTGA